atgcatataacgctcaaaaatatacatccatctgtactgcacaggaccaccaagttccaattctcttgcgagatgaatagcaagatgttccattacatcaaagaatgatggaggaaatatcttctcaaggttgcacatgctgactggtgcgtttgtcttcaaattattaataccctcttcagtcaatactctgctgcataagtcacggaaaaaaacactaatccctgcaattgcttcatgaacattacgtggcaataatgctgaaaaggcaaacggaaggaggcgctgcataattacatgacaatcatgactcttcaagccagtaaactttccttcgcttctatcaacgcagttccccaaatttgatgcatatccgtcaggaaatttcactttctctgtaatccaatcaaagaactcttcttttctagcaccatctagccgataaatgggaaaaggggccgtaccgttctcatcaacgtgaagttcagaacgatcacaaatatcgactaaatccaaccttgacttcaaattatccttcgttttaccttggatgttaaggactgtgttcatcagattatcgaagaagttcttctcaatatgcatgacatctaaattatgccgcaatagatgactctcccaatatggtagatcccagaaaatactctttttgtgccagttatgtagctctccaaccgcattgactcgaatgttttcatgtccacctacatctggcgtcctttctgcatcaaaatacctaaactgcttcaacaaatctttcccactaacttcctcaggtggaccatcaaacacctgcttgttcttcgtaaacgaagtcttactcctgcggtatggatgatcaggtggtagaaatcgtctgtgacagtcaaaccaacacgttttccttccgttctttagttggaaagcatctgtgtcatcttgacaatatggacatgatagcttcccatgtgttgtccatccagataacataccatatgctggaaagtcacttattgtccacataagtactgcccgcatctgaaagttttctttgcgcgaaacatcgtatgtctcaaaaccatgcgcccatagttgttgcaactcatatattagtggttgaagaaacacatctagtgatcttttaggatgatctggcccggggactagaattgagagaaacaaaaactctcgtcgcatgcacaagctcggccgtaagttgtacggtgtcacaataactggccatagagaatactgccttccatgctttccaaatgggctgaaaccatcagtagataatccaagataaacatttcttctctcttccgcaaattctggatatgttgactggaaatgtttccaagcctttgcatctgaaggatgtctaatctcaccatttgtggaatgctctgcatgccatctcattgcttttgctgtgcgctcacactgatacaacctcttcaatctttccgtcaaaggcaaataccacattcttttgaatgggatcggaactcttcccctcgtctcctgataacgaggtttcccacaaaatttgcatacattccgtgtctcatccgctctccagtagatcatgcagttgtcaatacatacatctatcacttcatacggtagttgaagacctgcaacaagtttctgaacctcgtagtatgaacccggtgcaaggttatcctcaggtagaatacctttgacaaaatcagtaatcgcatccatacattcttcagccaaattatagtctgtcttaatacccattaatctagttgcagatgataagactgaatgaccatctctacaattttgatacaaaggttgttttcctgcatccaacatgtcaaaaaatctcctagactcggggtttggttcttcccctctataatgatcatgtaccatctgctcagtacctacaccataatctatatccgttctagattcttctaacctaatatcaggctgaggttcactaacaggctgaggttcgctagtactaccatattcataaccagtttccccatgaaggtaccaaactttataattacgtgaaaaccctttcatatacaaatgagtccaaacatcaaattcttttataaccttattattattgcaagaagagcagggacatcttaacataccactttttgcatccggttgctgttgaacaagcctcatgaattctccaatcccttgaacgtattcttccgtaagcaaattggtgttcggatccaaatgaggtttatccatccacgaacgataataaacttctgaagacatgattttcacggaattgttatgactaaagagaatgaagagagaatgaagtgtgaatgagttgaatgaggaggggttgtatttataggaaattgcttacggacctccgacgactttccgacgaaattccgacggatgtaaagcagtccgtcggaattccgtcggaattgtccaatcccaaacggctatacaacggtcatatctatttgtcggcaacggtcacatggttcgtcggaattccgtcggaaaataccgacggaattccgacgtctttgctgttaatcggaatgtcgtcggaaattcgtcggaatataccgacgaacttccgacgactacaacggttacattttttatcagaatgtcgtcgaaaagtcgtcagaatattccgacgacccatatttcgtcggaattccgtcggaaatggccgacggaattccgacgacttaatttttttggatttcgtcggaaagttgtcagtattccgtcacaaatgtccgacgaccttggtgtccgtcggaacctccgtcggaattcggtgtgttttcttgtagtgatgtgGTGTTTGGGAATTGGTTGTATCTTCAGGTTGGAGTTTTAATGTTGATAAAAAGAAAGGGGAAGGTTACTTGCTTTGGAATTGAAGTCTTCTCTGGAAGATTTACAGAAAAACGTTATATAGGATTTTGGTTTTGAAGAAACAGATGCTGATTTGGAGTTGAGTTACCTTCCTATTGGATTGATCAATTCATCAAAATGTCCACCAGTGATCATCGGAAACTCAAGGcaagttcaaaattttctagggttttgtaAGAAGCATCAGTCAACTCAACTGTGTGTCAGCTATAAAGCAAAGCAAGGAAATCCAAATAAGATCGACATTGAACTTAATACGATGCCAACTGATGCAAGTACTAGTGAAGAGAACGAGCGAAATCCTTGTGACATTGGGACCGCTTCAAATATTGTTAAGGGGGCTAAGCATAACGAGAAGAAAAAAGGGAAGATGAAGCAAAGTGAAGTTGATGGAGATGATTATGATGCTGACAAGCATAACGAGAAGAAGAATGGAAAGATGAAGCAAGACGAGGTTGAAGGAGATGACAATAGGTAACATTTTATAGAAATAACCGGTTGAATGCTTACGTAGTTTTTAAGCCAACTGCTGGCAGACATAATACGTCCGGCTAGATCACCGTCTAACATAGATGGACCAATCTGTATAGCTCTGTAAACAAAATACAATGGTAGAGATGTCAATTATTAAGAAAATCaacgaaatgatatatacaaAGGAATAACATACGTTCGTGTATCTTGCCAGTCCTGCATCTTCTTAAAATCTGTAGGATGCACAAACACCAAGCAGTGATCAGGGAAATCTTCGCCGTCTAGCTCTATATCTCGGTCATCTAATCGGACCGCTGGCTTCTTCAATGATTTTAGAAGTTCCAATGAATCTGTTGGTTTCTTCAATGATTTTGGAAGTTCCAACCAATCCAATGAATCTTCGACTTTAGCTTGAGAAGGATTCAAACCTTTCACAAATGTGTCTAATGGAAGGTTCTTCATGCAACTTTCCAAAAACTCTTGTGTACCCATACGAAGATCACTAGCTGATGATTGAGTAACTTTTTCACGAGGTAAATTGACACACGAATCAGCAGTCTTTAACCCTTGGTTTTTTACAGCCTGTTGACAAACACGTACAATTACAAATTACACATACAAATTTCAAGTTCAAAATAGAGAATAGACATAAACGACAAGTTCGAAATCCATAATAAACATACAAACATACAAACTTCCAAAtacatattacattaaatatagtCATTACATAAACGACAAGTTTCAAATACATATTACCGCCTCATTCCAAGTTCCAACAACCTAGCTTCAAAGACCTACATTCCATCGCCTAGTTCCAAGCTTTCAACAAATTTTAACTCTTTCTCTTAGTAGTTACCTTTTTCTTTGATGGAGCAGTGCCTTTTTTGCTGGTGCTAGGACCACTGTTGATTTTGGTCATGCTAGGACCGCTTGCTTGATCACTCTTTCCCACCAATTCAGTCACCACTAAAGTTGTCCTGAGCTGTGTAACCTCAGCCTCAATTTTCCCCAATCTGTCGGTTACAACTGTCTCAAATTGCTCAGTTCTCTCCGAAGCTGTCCTGAGTTGTGTAACCTCAGTCTCAATCTTACCCAACCTGTCCGAAAACTGCTGACATAATTTCTCCCCAAAAGTAGTAAAAGAAGCTTGTACCAGATCCTCTAAGAAATTTTTCATATATTCGTCAATATTCCCTTTTGATGAAGCAGCTAGGTGGCACAAAACATTCTTCTTCCTTGACTCTGCTCCTCGGTCTGCAAGCTTTCTCTTGTTTCTTCCCGAAACATCAGCTGTGCCATCAACATTCCCTGCAACATGACTATTTTCACCTCTCTCAGTATCAGTTGTTTGATCCTCTCCTTTCTCTTCGCCAGATTCCTCAAATTCAGAGTTCGTAACTTCTTTTACTCCCCAAACATGATTGTTCCAATCATGTTTACTATTGATCATATCCAAAATGCGATCTACTCTTTCATCTTTCTTATCATTCTTCTGTACAAAATCAGTTGCCAAAAGGACCACTCCATCTATGTGGGATTCCATGAATGAATGCAAAATCCTCTACAAACAATCAAATCATTAGTAAAGTGAACaagataataaatattttaatttgaaaaatatatgcaTACATTTTCTGGGAATAAGTTCTCAACGCCAATGATATCTTCATAAGAACATTTTGCACATCCTCTCCAATTGCCACACAGTGGACCTGTAAAATTTTTACTAACTTCTGTGCCACAAATCTCTCTTAAAGCAGGAACAACTTCCATTATCCAAATTTGGAAACCAAACAAGAATCCTTCCATCAGATACCCCTCTTTCTGCTCTAATTTATGCCTTGTTTTATCAATTTGCTTCAGAAGGAAATCAAACGAATACAGACCCCATGGGTAATTCCgaagcttctccaaatccatCGCCAACTTCATGTACATATGCAGGATATTCACCTTCTCATCCTTCCCCATCACCACACCCATAATAACGCAAAGATATATCAGTCTCACCCTATCAACCCAAGTCCAGGTATTGCTCTCTTCCAAATGCTTCTTTTTAATGATCtgcaaatttatttttccatttgTCTTTATCTGCTTGCTCCAAAAACCATCATCATCTTTCCATGTCACTAACCCACTGTTATTCTCTCGCTTCACTTTCAGACCAGTGACAGCATGATACTCTTGCAATCCAAAACGCAGAGGTCTCCTAGCGAAAGTGAACCACTTCTCATGTCTCTTGCTTGTCATCAACTCCTTACACAAGAAAGAGTGTACCAACCTCGCCGAAAACTTCAGATCATTCTTCTGGATAACCATAATCTGTGAAAAAATGGGATCTTTCATAACTTCATCGAATTTTGGCTCCATTTTTTCTTTCAGCAACTCGAGAAGTTTTAGTCGGCAGCTGTTATTAATCTTCTTAGCCTGAGGTTCCAATCCCTCACTGTATAAACGATTAGGCAACTCCAACTCCATACctgaaaattgaaaacaataCAACATATATCTATTAATAACAAATGTCACAGCTCAGTTAAATAATGTTTCTTAATACTTTATCAGTAACCAATGTCAAAGAATTAGCATTCTCACTgtattaatttcaattttatggtgttttagttttttttttaaaacaaaacctaaaattcctaaatctatcccaaaaatatgatttaagccATGATTGTGTACAAAATCTTCTCTAATCATCACCTTAACACATGATTGAAGCCTAAACATCCTAACTAACTCAAAAAATTT
The window above is part of the Brassica napus cultivar Da-Ae chromosome C8, Da-Ae, whole genome shotgun sequence genome. Proteins encoded here:
- the LOC111212983 gene encoding uncharacterized protein LOC111212983, which gives rise to MELELPNRLYSEGLEPQAKKINNSCRLKLLELLKEKMEPKFDEVMKDPIFSQIMVIQKNDLKFSARLVHSFLCKELMTSKRHEKWFTFARRPLRFGLQEYHAVTGLKVKRENNSGLVTWKDDDGFWSKQIKTNGKINLQIIKKKHLEESNTWTWVDRVRLIYLCVIMGVVMGKDEKVNILHMYMKLAMDLEKLRNYPWGLYSFDFLLKQIDKTRHKLEQKEGYLMEGFLFGFQIWIMEVVPALREICGTERILHSFMESHIDGVVLLATDFVQKNDKKDERVDRILDMINSKHDWNNHVWGVKEVTNSEFEESGEEKGEDQTTDTERGENSHVAGNVDGTADVSGRNKRKLADRGAESRKKNVLCHLAASSKGNIDEYMKNFLEDLVQASFTTFGEKLCQQFSDRLGKIETEVTQLRTASERTEQFETVVTDRLGKIEAEVTQLRTTLVVTELVGKSDQASGPSMTKINSGPSTSKKGTAPSKKKAVKNQGLKTADSCVNLPREKVTQSSASDLRMGTQEFLESCMKNLPLDTFVKGLNPSQAKVEDSLDWLELPKSLKKPTDSLELLKSLKKPAVRLDDRDIELDGEDFPDHCLVFVHPTDFKKMQDWQDTRTYVIPLYISFR